One Acanthochromis polyacanthus isolate Apoly-LR-REF ecotype Palm Island chromosome 6, KAUST_Apoly_ChrSc, whole genome shotgun sequence DNA segment encodes these proteins:
- the LOC127534566 gene encoding mucin-19-like isoform X48, with protein sequence MLTQTAAGQTPAGQTSALAGQTSAGQTSAGQTSADQTSAGQTPAGQTPAGQTPAGQTSAGQTSAGQTSAGQTSADQTSAGQTPAGQTPAGQTSAGQTSAGQTPAGQTPAGQTPAGQTPAGQTSAGQTSAGQTSAGHTSAGQTSTGQTPAGQTPAGQTSAGQTSAGQTPAGQTSAGQTSAGQTPAGQTSAGQKSAGQTPAGQTSAGQTSAGQISASAGQTSAGQTSAGQTPAGQTPAGQTSAGQTSAGQTSAGQTSTGQTSAGQTPAGQTPAGQTPAGQTSAGQTSAGQTPAGQTPAGQTSAGQTSAGQTSAGQTPAGQTPAGQTPAGQTSTGQTSAGQTSAGQTPAGQTPAGQTSAGQTPAGQTSAGQTSAGQTSAGQPSTSAGQTSVGHTSASAGQTSASAGQTSASAGQTSAGQTSEGQTSAGQTLAGQTSAGQTSVGQTSAGQTSAGQTSAGQTSAGQTSAGQTLAGQTSTGQTSVGQTSAGQTSAGQTSAGQPSTSAGQTSAGQTPAGQTSAGQTSAGQTSAGQTSASAGQTSASAGQTSAGQTSAGQTPAGQTSAGQTSAPAGQTSSDQTSAGQTSAGQTSASAGQTSASAGQTSASEGQTSASAGQTSASAGQTSASAGQTSAGQTSAGQTSADQTSAGQTSAGQTSAGQTSASAGQTSAGQTSAGQTSAGQTSAGQTSASAGQTSAGQTSAD encoded by the exons ATGCTAACACAGACTGCAGCAGGTCAAACaccggcaggtcaaacatcagcattggcaggtcagacatcggcaggtcaaacatcggcAGGTCAGACATCAGCAGATcaaacatcggcaggtcaaacaccggcaggtcaaacaccggcaggtcaaacaccggcaggtcagacatcggcaggtcagacatcggcaggtcaaacatcggcAGGTCAGACATCAGCAGATcaaacatcggcaggtcaaacaccggcaggtcaaacaccggcaggtcagacatcggcaggtcagacatcggcaggtcagacaccggcaggtcaaacaccggcaggtcagacaccggcaggtcagacaccggcaggtcagacatcggcaggtcagacatcggCTGGTCAAACATCGGCGGGTCACACATCGGCGGGTCAGACATCGACTGGTCAGACACCGGCTGGTCAGACACcggcaggtcagacatcggcaggtcagacatcggcaggtcagacaccggcaggtcagacatcggcaggtcagacatcggcaggtcagacaccggcaggtcagacatcggcaggtcaaaaatcggcaggtcaaacaccggcaggtcagacatcggCGGGTCAAACATCGGCGGGTCAAATATCAGCATcggcaggtcagacatcggcaggtcagacatcggcaggtcagacaccggcaggtcaaacaccggcaggtcagacatcggcaggtcaaacatcggcTGGTCAAACATCGGCGGGTCAAACATCGACTGGTcaaacatcggcaggtcaaacaccggcaggtcagacaccggcaggtcaaacaccggcaggtcaaacatcggcaggtcagacatcggCTGGTCAGACACCGGCTGGTCAGACACcggcaggtcagacatcggcaggtcagacatcggcaggtcagacatcggCAGGTCAGACACCGGCAGGTCAAACACCGGCAGGTCAAACACCGGCAGGTCAGACATCGACTGGTcaaacatcggcaggtcaaacatcggcaggtcagacaccggcaggtcaaacaccggcaggtcagacatcggcaggtcaaacaccggcaggtcaaacatcggcGGGTCAAACATCGGCTGGTcaaacatcggcaggtcaaCCATcaacatcggcaggtcaaacatcggTGGGTCATACATCagcatcggcaggtcaaacatcagcatcggcaggtcaaacatcagcatcggcag gtcaaacatcggcGGGTCAAACATCGGAAG GTCAAACATCAGCAGGTCAAACACTGGCAGGTCAGACATCGGCGGGTCAAACATCGGTGGGTCAAACATcggcaggtcagacatcggcaggtcaaacatcggcaggtcagacatcggcaggtcaaacatcggcaggtcaaacactGGCAGGTCAGACATCGACGGGTCAAACATCGGTGGGTCAAACATCGGCTGGTcaaacatcggcaggtcaaacatcggcaggtcaaCCATcaacatcggcaggtcaaacatcagCAGGTCAAACACcggcaggtcagacatcggCGGGTCAAACATCGGCGGGTCAAACATCGGCTGGTCAAACATCagcatcggcaggtcaaacatcagcatcggcaggtcaaacatcggcaggtcaaacatcggcaggtcaaacaccggcaggtcaaacatcggcTGGTCAAACATCAGCaccggcaggtcaaacatcgtCAGATcaaacatcggcaggtcaaacatcggcgggtcaaacatcagcatcggcaggtcaaacatcagcatcggctggtcaaacatcagcatcggaaggtcaaacatcagcatcggcaggtcaaacatcagcatcggcaggtcaaacatcagcatcggcaggtcaaacatcggcaggtcaaacatcggcaggtcagacatcggCAGATCAGACATCGGCGGGTcaaacatcggcaggtcaaacatcggcaggtcaaacatcagcatcggcaggtcaaacatcggcaggtcagacatcggcaggtcagacatcggcaggtcaaacatcggcaggtcaaacatcagcatcggcaggtcaaacatcggcaggtcaaacatcagCAGATTAG
- the LOC127534566 gene encoding mucin-19-like isoform X30, which produces MLTQTAAGQTPAGQTSALAGQTSAGQTSAGQTSADQTSAGQTPAGQTPAGQTSAGQTSAGQTSAGQPSTSAGQTSAGQTSAGQTSAGQPSTSAGQTSVGHTSASAGQTSASAGQTSASAGQTSAGQTSEGQTSASAGQTSAGQTSEGQTSAGQTLAGQTSAGQTSVGQTSAGQTSAGQTSAGQPSTSAGQTSAGQTPAGQTSAGQTSAGQTSAGQTSAGQTPAGQTPAGQTSAGQTPAGQTSAGQTSAGQTSAGQPSTSAGQTSVGHTSASAGQTSTSAGQTSASAGQTSASAGQTSASAGQTSAGQTSEGQTSASAGQTSAGQTSEGQTSAGQTLAGQTSAGQTSVGQTSAGQTSAGQTSAGQTSAGQTSAGQTLAGQTSAGQTSAGQPSTSAGQTSAGQTPAGQTSAGQTSAGQTSAGQTSASAGQTSASAGQTSAGQTSAGQTPAGQTSAGQTSAPAGQTSSDQTSAGQTSAGQTSASAGQTSASAGQTSASEGQTSASAGQTSAGQTSAGQTSADQTSAGQTSAGQTSAGQTSAGQTSAGQTSAGQTSAGQTSAGQTSAGQTSASAGQTSAGQTWAGQTSASAGQTSAGQPSTSAGQTSVGHTSASAGQTSASAGQTSAGQTSEGQTSASAGQTSAGQTSEGQTSAGQTLAGQTSAGQTSVGQTSAGQTSAGQTSAGQTSAGQTSAGQTLAGQTSTGQTSVGQTSAGQTSAGQTSAGQPSTSAGQTSAGQTPAGQTSAGQTSAGQTSAGQTSASAGQTSASAGQTSAGQTSAGQTPAGQTSAGQTSAPAGQTSSDQTSAGQTSAGQTSASAGQTSASAGQTSASEGQTSASAGQTSASAGQTSASAGQTSAGQTSAGQTSADQTSAGQTSAGQTSAGQTSASAGQTSAGQTSAGQTSAGQTSAGQTSASAGQTSAGQTSAD; this is translated from the exons ATGCTAACACAGACTGCAGCAGGTCAAACaccggcaggtcaaacatcagcattggcaggtcagacatcggcaggtcaaacatcggcAGGTCAGACATCAGCAGATcaaacatcggcaggtcaaacaccggcaggtcaaacaccggcag gtcaaacatcggcGGGTCAAACATCGGCTGGTcaaacatcggcaggtcaaCCATcaacatcggcag gtcaaacatcggcGGGTCAAACATCGGCTGGTcaaacatcggcaggtcaaCCATcaacatcggcaggtcaaacatcggTGGGTCATACATCagcatcggcaggtcaaacatcagcatcggcaggtcaaacatcagcatcggcaggtcaaacatcggcGGGTCAAACATCGGAAGGTCAAACATCagcatcggcaggtcaaacatcggcGGGTCAAACATCGGAAGGTCAAACATCAGCAGGTCAAACACTggcag GTCAGACATCGGCGGGTCAAACATCGGTGGGTCAAACATCGGCTGGTcaaacatcggcaggtcaaacatcggcaggtcaaCCATcaacatcggcaggtcaaacatcagCAGGTCAAACACcggcaggtcagacatcggCGGGTCAAACATCGGCGGGTcaaacatcggcaggtcaaacatcggcaggtcagacaccggcaggtcaaacaccggcaggtcagacatcggcaggtcaaacaccggcaggtcaaacatcggcGGGTCAAACATCGGCTGGTcaaacatcggcaggtcaaCCATcaacatcggcaggtcaaacatcggTGGGTCATACATCagcatcggcaggtcaaacatcaacatcggcaggtcaaacatcagcatcggcaggtcaaacatcagcatcggcaggtcaaacatcagcatcggcaggtcaaacatcggcGGGTCAAACATCGGAAGGTCAAACATCagcatcggcaggtcaaacatcggcGGGTCAAACATCGGAAGGTCAAACATCAGCAGGTCAAACACTGGCAGGTCAGACATCGGCGGGTCAAACATCGGTGGGTCAAACATcggcaggtcagacatcggcaggtcaaacatcggcaggtcagacatcggcaggtcaaacatcggcaggtcaaacactggcaggtcagacatcggcgggtcaaacatcggcaggtcaaCCATcaacatcggcaggtcaaacatcagCAGGTCAAACACcggcaggtcagacatcggCGGGTCAAACATCGGCGGGTCAAACATCGGCTGGTCAAACATCagcatcggcaggtcaaacatcagcatcggcaggtcaaacatcggcaggtcaaacatcggcaggtcaaacaccggcaggtcaaacatcggcTGGTCAAACATCAGCaccggcaggtcaaacatcgtCAGATcaaacatcggcaggtcaaacatcggcgggtcaaacatcagcatcggcaggtcaaacatcagcatcggctggtcaaacatcagcatcggaaggtcaaacatcagcatcggcaggtcaaacatcggcaggtcaaacatccGCAGGTCAGACATCGGCAGATCAGACATCGGCGGGTcaaacatcggcaggtcaaacatcggcaggtcagacatcggcaggtcaaacatcggcaggtcagacatcggcaggtcaaacatcggcaggtcagacatcggcaggtcaaacatcggcaggtcaaacatcagcatcggcaggtcagacatcggcaggtcaaacatgggcaggtcaaacatcagcatcggctggtcaaacatcggcaggtcaaCCATcaacatcggcaggtcaaacatcggTGGGTCATACATCagcatcggcaggtcaaacatcagcatcggcaggtcaaacatcggcGGGTCAAACATCGGAAGGTCAAACATCagcatcggcaggtcaaacatcggcGGGCCAAACATCGGAAGGTCAAACATCAGCAGGTCAAACACTGGCAGGTCAGACATCGGCGGGTCAAACATCGGTGGGTCAAACATcggcaggtcagacatcggcaggtcaaacatcggcaggtcagacatcggcaggtcaaacatcggcaggtcaaacactGGCAGGTCAGACATCGACGGGTCAAACATCGGTGGGTCAAACATCGGCTGGTcaaacatcggcaggtcaaacatcggcaggtcaaCCATcaacatcggcaggtcaaacatcagCAGGTCAAACACcggcaggtcagacatcggCGGGTCAAACATCGGCGGGTCAAACATCGGCTGGTCAAACATCagcatcggcaggtcaaacatcagcatcggcaggtcaaacatcggcaggtcaaacatcggcaggtcaaacaccggcaggtcaaacatcggcTGGTCAAACATCAGCaccggcaggtcaaacatcgtCAGATcaaacatcggcaggtcaaacatcggcgggtcaaacatcagcatcggcaggtcaaacatcagcatcggctggtcaaacatcagcatcggaaggtcaaacatcagcatcggcaggtcaaacatcagcatcggcaggtcaaacatcagcatcggcaggtcaaacatcggcaggtcaaacatcggcaggtcagacatcggCAGATCAGACATCGGCGGGTcaaacatcggcaggtcaaacatcggcaggtcaaacatcagcatcggcaggtcaaacatcggcaggtcagacatcggcaggtcagacatcggcaggtcaaacatcggcaggtcaaacatcagcatcggcaggtcaaacatcggcaggtcaaacatcagCAGATTAG
- the LOC127534566 gene encoding mucin-19-like isoform X18: MLTQTAAGQTPAGQTSALAGQTSAGQTSAGQTSADQTSAGQTPAGQTPAGQTPAGQTSAGQTSAGQTSAGQTSADQTSAGQTPAGQTPAGQTSAGQTSAGQTPAGQTPAGQTPAGQTPAGQTSAGQTSAGQTSAGHTSAGQTSTGQTPAGQTPAGQTSAGQTSAGQTPAGQTSAGQTSAGQTPAGQTSAGQKSAGQTPAGQTSAGQTSAGQISASAGQTSAGQTSAGQTPAGQTPAGQTSAGQTSAGQTSAGQTSTGQTSAGQTPAGQTPAGQTPAGQTSAGQTSAGQTPAGQTPAGQTSAGQTSAGQTSAGQTPAGQTPAGQTPAGQTSTGQTSAGQTSAGQTPAGQTPAGQTSAGQTPAGQTSAGQTSAGQTSAGQPSTSAGQTSVGHTSASAGQTSASAGQTSASAGQTSASAGQTSAGQTSEGQTSASAGQTSAGQTSEGQTSASAGQTSAGQTSEGQTSAGQTLAGQTSAGQTSVGQTSAGQTSAGQTSAGQTSAGQTSAGQTLAGQTSAGQTSAGQPSTSAGQTSAGQTPAGQTSAGQTSAGQTSAGQTSASAGQTSASAGQTSAGQTSAGQTPAGQTSAGQTSAPAGQTSSDQTSAGQTSAGQTSASAGQTSASAGQTSASEGQTSASAGQTSAGQTSAGQTSADQTSAGQTSAGQTSAGQTSAGQTSAGQTSAGQTSAGQTSAGQTSAGQTSASAGQTSAGQTWAGQTSASAGQTSAGQPSTSAGQTSVGHTSASAGQTSASAGQTSAGQTSEGQTSASAGQTSAGQTSEGQTSAGQTLAGQTSAGQTSVGQTSAGQTSAGQTSAGQTSAGQTSAGQTLAGQTSTGQTSVGQTSAGQTSAGQTSAGQPSTSAGQTSAGQTPAGQTSAGQTSAGQTSAGQTSASAGQTSASAGQTSAGQTSAGQTPAGQTSAGQTSAPAGQTSSDQTSAGQTSAGQTSASAGQTSASAGQTSASEGQTSASAGQTSASAGQTSASAGQTSAGQTSAGQTSADQTSAGQTSAGQTSAGQTSASAGQTSAGQTSAGQTSAGQTSAGQTSASAGQTSAGQTSAD; encoded by the exons ATGCTAACACAGACTGCAGCAGGTCAAACaccggcaggtcaaacatcagcattggcaggtcagacatcggcaggtcaaacatcggcAGGTCAGACATCAGCAGATcaaacatcggcaggtcaaacaccggcaggtcaaacaccggcaggtcaaacaccggcaggtcagacatcggcaggtcagacatcggcaggtcaaacatcggcAGGTCAGACATCAGCAGATcaaacatcggcaggtcaaacaccggcaggtcaaacaccggcaggtcagacatcggcaggtcagacatcggcaggtcagacaccggcaggtcaaacaccggcaggtcagacaccggcaggtcagacaccggcaggtcagacatcggcaggtcagacatcggCTGGTCAAACATCGGCGGGTCACACATCGGCGGGTCAGACATCGACTGGTCAGACACCGGCTGGTCAGACACcggcaggtcagacatcggcaggtcagacatcggcaggtcagacaccggcaggtcagacatcggcaggtcagacatcggcaggtcagacaccggcaggtcagacatcggcaggtcaaaaatcggcaggtcaaacaccggcaggtcagacatcggCGGGTCAAACATCGGCGGGTCAAATATCAGCATcggcaggtcagacatcggcaggtcagacatcggcaggtcagacaccggcaggtcaaacaccggcaggtcagacatcggcaggtcaaacatcggcTGGTCAAACATCGGCGGGTCAAACATCGACTGGTcaaacatcggcaggtcaaacaccggcaggtcagacaccggcaggtcaaacaccggcaggtcaaacatcggcaggtcagacatcggCTGGTCAGACACCGGCTGGTCAGACACcggcaggtcagacatcggcaggtcagacatcggcaggtcagacatcggCAGGTCAGACACCGGCAGGTCAAACACCGGCAGGTCAAACACCGGCAGGTCAGACATCGACTGGTcaaacatcggcaggtcaaacatcggcaggtcagacaccggcaggtcaaacaccggcaggtcagacatcggcaggtcaaacaccggcaggtcaaacatcggcGGGTCAAACATCGGCTGGTcaaacatcggcaggtcaaCCATcaacatcggcaggtcaaacatcggTGGGTCATACATCagcatcggcaggtcaaacatcagcatcggcaggtcaaacatcagcatcggcag GTCAAACATCagcatcggcaggtcaaacatcggcGGGTCAAACATCGGAAG gtcaaacatcagcatcggcaggtcaaacatcggcGGGTCAAACATCGGAAGGTCAAACATCagcatcggcaggtcaaacatcggcGGGTCAAACATCGGAAGGTCAAACATCAGCAGGTCAAACACTGGCAGGTCAGACATCGGCGGGTCAAACATCGGTGGGTCAAACATcggcaggtcagacatcggcaggtcaaacatcggcaggtcagacatcggcaggtcaaacatcggcaggtcaaacactggcaggtcagacatcggcgggtcaaacatcggcaggtcaaCCATcaacatcggcaggtcaaacatcagCAGGTCAAACACcggcaggtcagacatcggCGGGTCAAACATCGGCGGGTCAAACATCGGCTGGTCAAACATCagcatcggcaggtcaaacatcagcatcggcaggtcaaacatcggcaggtcaaacatcggcaggtcaaacaccggcaggtcaaacatcggcTGGTCAAACATCAGCaccggcaggtcaaacatcgtCAGATcaaacatcggcaggtcaaacatcggcgggtcaaacatcagcatcggcaggtcaaacatcagcatcggctggtcaaacatcagcatcggaaggtcaaacatcagcatcggcaggtcaaacatcggcaggtcaaacatccGCAGGTCAGACATCGGCAGATCAGACATCGGCGGGTcaaacatcggcaggtcaaacatcggcaggtcagacatcggcaggtcaaacatcggcaggtcagacatcggcaggtcaaacatcggcaggtcagacatcggcaggtcaaacatcggcaggtcaaacatcagcatcggcaggtcagacatcggcaggtcaaacatgggcaggtcaaacatcagcatcggctggtcaaacatcggcaggtcaaCCATcaacatcggcaggtcaaacatcggTGGGTCATACATCagcatcggcaggtcaaacatcagcatcggcaggtcaaacatcggcGGGTCAAACATCGGAAGGTCAAACATCagcatcggcaggtcaaacatcggcGGGCCAAACATCGGAAGGTCAAACATCAGCAGGTCAAACACTGGCAGGTCAGACATCGGCGGGTCAAACATCGGTGGGTCAAACATcggcaggtcagacatcggcaggtcaaacatcggcaggtcagacatcggcaggtcaaacatcggcaggtcaaacactGGCAGGTCAGACATCGACGGGTCAAACATCGGTGGGTCAAACATCGGCTGGTcaaacatcggcaggtcaaacatcggcaggtcaaCCATcaacatcggcaggtcaaacatcagCAGGTCAAACACcggcaggtcagacatcggCGGGTCAAACATCGGCGGGTCAAACATCGGCTGGTCAAACATCagcatcggcaggtcaaacatcagcatcggcaggtcaaacatcggcaggtcaaacatcggcaggtcaaacaccggcaggtcaaacatcggcTGGTCAAACATCAGCaccggcaggtcaaacatcgtCAGATcaaacatcggcaggtcaaacatcggcgggtcaaacatcagcatcggcaggtcaaacatcagcatcggctggtcaaacatcagcatcggaaggtcaaacatcagcatcggcaggtcaaacatcagcatcggcaggtcaaacatcagcatcggcaggtcaaacatcggcaggtcaaacatcggcaggtcagacatcggCAGATCAGACATCGGCGGGTcaaacatcggcaggtcaaacatcggcaggtcaaacatcagcatcggcaggtcaaacatcggcaggtcagacatcggcaggtcagacatcggcaggtcaaacatcggcaggtcaaacatcagcatcggcaggtcaaacatcggcaggtcaaacatcagCAGATTAG